The nucleotide window GAACTGTGTATCCATGTAAAAGAAAggagaaatgacaattttactgTAGAAGCAAAGAATCATACTGAATCGATTCCTGCTGACATGAGCAGGAGATTTCTCCCGCGGAGAAGCTTCATTCAGTGCCTTCACCACTTCTGTCTTGTTCAGTTTTCCATCACCATTTTTATCCAGAAACAAAAATACTTCAATGACAGTATCAAAAGTTGCTTCTAGCTGTGGAGAGTCTATCTTCGATGTCTGATTTAATCCCCAATACATTAACTATGATGACCAACATAAATTTACTTCCAAGGAGAAGAGAATTAATAGAGTTTAGTGTCTATACCGTTTGAGGGTCCTTTAATAGATAGATGAGACATAGAAGAACAATGAATTCATTGAATTGTATCCCTTCACTCCCATCCATGTCACATGAATGAAAAAGATCCTCAATCTCTTCTGCTGTCAGATGGAGTTGCAGTTTCTGTAAGCATTTCTTCAGTTCCTCGCGGTCTATAGCTCCATTTGAGTCCTCATCTATGAGAGAGAACATAGAGACAGAAAGAGAATCAATAAACCTTCATGATAACATATGAAACCTCAGTAAAGAGTAAGTAACCATGTCAAAACTTACCATACAGGTCAAACACATTTCTTATGTTCTTCAGTTCTTCCCTAAACTGAGGGAACCTCATAATTATGCTGTCAATTGACTTAAAATTGCTTTGGCCTGAAGAACCTCTTTTAAATTCAGCCATTCTCTTTTCAAGCTTTGCATCCAGCCTGCTATACTTGTTTGCCGAACCACGACAACAAAGCATGCCTCCTAATTTGTCTGACAAAGacttcaaggaagagaaaagatgAGATGTGCCTTTACATAAGACAAAAGGGAAAATCAATTTaagctgaaaaagaaaagatgaaaCCTAGATCCTACCAAAATATCTCAAGTTTGATTGTTTCAACAGTTACTCAAAGCCTACAAAGTTTCTGTCAAAACAATATGCTACTCTCTTGAACAGAACATAATAGGTTTCCAATATCTCTCATTCATGGTCAAGAGTCAAAATCGCAtacatattttttatatttactTATGACTGAAACCAGCGTTTATCAGATTGTCAACTATTAATCCGCAAATGATTTGTTTTCTCAAATATTTCCATCACTATCACCATTTACCTCTCTTGAATAAGTTAATGGTTAGGGGAGAGCATCTTTTCACGGTGCTGTGCTATACACATCCCCTCAACTCAGATTCTCTTCAGACGCTCTGAAATTCTCACTGAAATTTATTCTAGATAATAAAGCTATCCCCTTCTGGGAATCTAGCAACTCTGGATGATTAGCGATGTGTGCTACATCGCCCTCCCACTTTACACttagaaaagtaaaaagaaaatatttaggAAGAAAAAAGGCAATAGCAGTGCAACTGGTAGAAAGGAGTGGTAGTACCCTGTCTACTTCGGTTAGTGATGGACATAGTTCTAATATTAATAATGATCCAGGTAATAATCAATGGCAGAATAGGTGCACTAATATAGTTATAGTGTTCAGATATTGCATAGTTATAGGCATCTGGATATGAGATAGGGAAAAGGTTGCATAGATGCTTCTTAATAATAGGTAAAATGGCAGTTCCAGTGCTAAAGTTAATGCTTCCACACATAAGTTTGGACGTTGATGATCATGGTGGTTCTCTTAGCATTTCCACCACTACTGAGGATGTCAATGGACATTAATATG belongs to Rosa chinensis cultivar Old Blush chromosome 4, RchiOBHm-V2, whole genome shotgun sequence and includes:
- the LOC112197653 gene encoding probable calcium-binding protein CML22 isoform X2, which encodes MKALNKLGGMLCCRGSANKYSRLDAKLEKRMAEFKRGSSGQSNFKSIDSIIMRFPQFREELKNIRNVFDLYDEDSNGAIDREELKKCLQKLQLHLTAEEIEDLFHSCDMDGSEGIQFNEFIVLLCLIYLLKDPQTTSKIDSPQLEATFDTVIEVFLFLDKNGDGKLNKTEVVKALNEASPREKSPAHVSRNRFKEMDWDKSGKVSFRQFLFAFIDWVGIETDEEISLEQS
- the LOC112197653 gene encoding probable calcium-binding protein CML22 isoform X3 — its product is MLCCRGSANKYSRLDAKLEKRMAEFKRGSSGQSNFKSIDSIIMRFPQFREELKNIRNVFDLYDEDSNGAIDREELKKCLQKLQLHLTAEEIEDLFHSCDMDGSEGIQFNEFIVLLCLIYLLKDPQTTSKIDSPQLEATFDTVIEVFLFLDKNGDGKLNKTEVVKALNEASPREKSPAHVSRNRFKEMDWDKSGKVSFRQFLFAFIDWVGIETDEEISLEQS
- the LOC112197653 gene encoding probable calcium-binding protein CML22 isoform X1 — encoded protein: MKALSTSHLFSSLKSLSDKLGGMLCCRGSANKYSRLDAKLEKRMAEFKRGSSGQSNFKSIDSIIMRFPQFREELKNIRNVFDLYDEDSNGAIDREELKKCLQKLQLHLTAEEIEDLFHSCDMDGSEGIQFNEFIVLLCLIYLLKDPQTTSKIDSPQLEATFDTVIEVFLFLDKNGDGKLNKTEVVKALNEASPREKSPAHVSRNRFKEMDWDKSGKVSFRQFLFAFIDWVGIETDEEISLEQS